A DNA window from uncultured Methanoregula sp. contains the following coding sequences:
- a CDS encoding LysE family transporter, protein MYDILSMLLLGFIIGLTGALAPGPTLVATINASLSGSWTAGLRISLGHIIVELAIFLLILFGLATVARPYMTAIAIVGGLALILFGVLTLLGSRTASLETRKTPSTAGPVLAGVVSSAANPYFWIWWLSVGGAMVIAALAGGILPAAVFMIGHWAADTAWFTVVSAGVAKGVSVLTDTTYHRIMAACGLFLVAFGLYYLVQAILPS, encoded by the coding sequence ATGTACGATATCCTCTCCATGCTCCTTCTCGGGTTCATAATCGGCCTCACCGGTGCCCTTGCCCCCGGTCCTACGCTTGTTGCCACCATCAATGCCTCCCTTTCCGGTTCTTGGACTGCGGGTCTTCGGATCTCCCTGGGCCATATCATTGTTGAACTTGCGATCTTCCTCCTGATACTCTTCGGTCTTGCAACGGTTGCCCGCCCGTATATGACCGCCATTGCCATTGTGGGCGGGCTTGCGCTCATCCTGTTCGGGGTGCTCACCCTCCTTGGCAGCAGGACGGCCTCCCTTGAGACCCGGAAGACCCCGTCAACAGCAGGCCCGGTCCTTGCCGGCGTTGTCTCCAGCGCCGCAAACCCGTACTTCTGGATCTGGTGGCTCTCGGTCGGGGGCGCCATGGTGATTGCCGCCCTTGCGGGCGGGATCCTGCCCGCTGCGGTCTTCATGATCGGCCACTGGGCAGCGGACACCGCATGGTTCACGGTTGTCTCGGCCGGTGTCGCAAAGGGCGTCTCGGTTCTGACGGACACGACTTACCACCGGATCATGGCAGCCTGCGGTCTCTTCCTGGTTGCCTTCGGCCTCTATTATCTTGTGCAAGCAATTCTCCCCTCCTGA
- a CDS encoding DNA-directed DNA polymerase II small subunit has translation MLDVREIAIRFLDTKLQVHPDVVRYIQEQDDLDLIDRIIAGVPEGTIVVSAKHLPGIHPTRDGTRFLAEPEIEVEAGSSGTSGAVTGAGDYLHYFRDRYSKLGGMIRSRAGAMPIEGLSKNTRYRQEECTVIGMVVEVSTTKNGHRIAEIEDSSGSISVLFRKDRPIHEDAEKLIPDEVIGVKGKLSSDGKLFFAETLYRPDIRIDNAPFKSEQPGKAVFISDVHVGSDTFLGDCWKRFADWLSDNDFSYLLIAGDLVDGIGIYPGQESELTIKNIYEQYDVFGEMMQDLPSRMKIIVSPGNHDVVRGAEPQPVLPPQFTKKFPANCVLVENPALVKLQGVRVLMYHGRSIDDMIGLIPGASYENSGLMMEEMLQRRHLAPAYGRRTPIAAGKADRLIIDPLPEILHTGHVHIKGITTYRGVLGINAGTWQSQTKFQKQMNVNPTPALAVVVDLQTLIPETFSFA, from the coding sequence ATGCTTGATGTGCGGGAGATCGCGATCCGCTTCCTCGATACAAAACTCCAGGTGCACCCCGACGTGGTGCGCTATATCCAGGAGCAGGACGATCTGGACCTGATCGACCGCATCATCGCAGGGGTCCCGGAAGGCACGATCGTCGTATCCGCAAAGCACCTCCCCGGGATCCACCCGACCCGGGACGGGACCCGGTTCCTTGCCGAGCCGGAGATAGAGGTGGAGGCCGGCTCGTCCGGAACTTCGGGGGCGGTCACCGGGGCCGGGGATTACCTCCACTATTTCCGGGACCGGTACAGCAAGCTTGGCGGCATGATCCGAAGCCGGGCCGGCGCTATGCCCATCGAGGGACTTTCCAAGAACACCCGGTACCGGCAGGAGGAATGCACGGTCATCGGGATGGTCGTCGAGGTGAGTACCACAAAAAACGGCCACCGGATCGCCGAGATCGAGGACTCCTCCGGCTCGATCTCGGTCCTCTTCCGGAAAGACCGCCCGATCCACGAGGATGCCGAGAAGCTCATCCCGGACGAAGTGATAGGCGTCAAGGGAAAACTCTCGAGCGACGGGAAGCTCTTCTTTGCCGAGACCCTCTACCGCCCGGACATCCGGATCGACAACGCCCCGTTCAAGAGCGAGCAGCCGGGAAAGGCGGTCTTCATCTCCGATGTCCACGTGGGAAGCGACACGTTCCTTGGCGACTGCTGGAAACGTTTCGCCGACTGGCTCTCGGACAACGACTTCTCCTACCTCCTCATCGCCGGGGACCTGGTGGACGGGATCGGCATCTACCCGGGCCAGGAGAGCGAGCTCACGATAAAGAACATCTACGAGCAGTACGATGTGTTCGGCGAGATGATGCAGGATCTCCCCTCCCGGATGAAGATCATCGTCTCCCCCGGCAACCACGATGTGGTGCGGGGCGCTGAGCCCCAGCCGGTGCTTCCCCCGCAGTTCACGAAAAAGTTTCCAGCCAACTGCGTGCTTGTCGAGAACCCGGCGCTCGTGAAACTGCAGGGTGTGCGGGTGCTGATGTACCACGGGAGATCCATCGATGACATGATAGGCCTCATCCCGGGGGCCTCCTACGAGAACAGCGGCCTGATGATGGAGGAGATGCTCCAGCGCCGCCACCTTGCCCCGGCGTACGGCCGGAGGACGCCGATTGCCGCGGGGAAGGCCGACCGGCTGATCATCGACCCGCTCCCGGAGATCCTCCACACGGGCCATGTCCACATCAAGGGGATCACCACGTACCGGGGCGTGCTTGGCATCAACGCGGGAACCTGGCAGTCCCAGACCAAGTTCCAGAAGCAGATGAACGTCAACCCGACACCGGCCCTTGCGGTTGTTGTTGATCTGCAGACCCTAATTCCCGAGACCTTCAGTTTTGCATAA
- a CDS encoding GNAT family N-acetyltransferase, giving the protein MRLPAAFERGDLFWYAVIAGTTVAALVATFVGLLFGFFSGIPHLLYIPVVIAAYQYPRRGAVIAGCIGGIYLLMVFLFAGSSQTILIEAVLRTLVIIAIGWLIAALTLRLRDQETLYQGLFDHSEGGSILISDAKGSRTIEEINWKAADLLRRKTADLKGSSVSAIWSGEEADAFFSRLANEGAVYATETTFSLPDENPFIALVSAASLPEGRAILTFFDVTSRVHAEHALKTANDKLSLLSQFSSDHLHRSIEQIIEKVDDAEARCKDPGVGAYFEQIRALAWNIVRQLFLTESYKDLGTRPPVWMGVQQLIETTRLPSDDGTVSIRVWTGRLEVYADPLFADVLAHLLENSLLHGRGRVKNIVVTYHETPDGLDLTLSDDGDGIPADKKQQIFEYDAGGHAGIGLFICRQIVEVTGMTIRETGIEGMGARFTIHIPPGGYRIEGTGEDAPPLAPLSGPALHPVKLRTGAVVRELTSLEFSLAETLWIDYHNTKGDRKTDRIFAAFNEGQVVSVARCKRHPDGFEVDGVFTPASQRGHGYANAVVWALIEACGQDTLYMHSVLGLDGFYGTFGFVPIEEKELPQTIRDRFAWAGGEMEGANVRPMKREPTPV; this is encoded by the coding sequence ATGAGACTACCCGCTGCTTTTGAGAGAGGCGATCTCTTCTGGTACGCGGTAATTGCCGGAACCACGGTTGCTGCACTTGTTGCAACATTTGTCGGTCTCCTGTTCGGGTTCTTTTCAGGCATCCCCCATCTCCTGTACATTCCGGTGGTCATTGCCGCATACCAGTACCCCCGCAGGGGGGCGGTCATTGCCGGGTGTATCGGCGGCATCTACCTCCTCATGGTCTTTCTCTTTGCCGGATCCTCGCAGACCATCCTTATTGAGGCCGTGTTGCGCACGCTTGTCATCATCGCTATCGGGTGGCTGATCGCCGCACTCACCCTCAGACTACGGGATCAGGAGACTCTCTACCAGGGCCTCTTTGACCATTCAGAAGGGGGCAGCATCCTCATCTCAGATGCCAAAGGAAGCCGGACCATCGAGGAGATCAACTGGAAAGCTGCTGATCTTCTCCGCAGGAAAACTGCCGACCTCAAAGGCTCTTCAGTTTCCGCAATCTGGAGCGGCGAAGAGGCGGACGCATTCTTCAGCAGGCTCGCAAACGAAGGTGCGGTCTATGCTACCGAGACAACGTTTTCCCTGCCGGATGAGAACCCGTTCATCGCGCTTGTCTCTGCCGCCTCGCTTCCCGAAGGGCGGGCGATCCTCACCTTCTTCGACGTAACCAGCCGCGTCCATGCGGAGCATGCACTCAAGACCGCTAACGACAAGCTCAGCCTCCTTTCGCAATTCTCCTCAGATCACCTCCACCGTTCGATTGAGCAGATCATCGAGAAAGTCGACGATGCCGAGGCCCGGTGCAAGGATCCCGGGGTGGGTGCCTATTTCGAGCAGATCCGGGCTCTGGCATGGAATATTGTCCGCCAGCTCTTCCTCACCGAGTCCTATAAGGATCTCGGGACCCGGCCGCCGGTCTGGATGGGTGTGCAGCAGCTGATTGAAACCACCCGCCTCCCGTCGGACGATGGGACGGTCTCGATCCGGGTCTGGACCGGGCGTCTCGAAGTCTATGCAGATCCGCTCTTTGCCGATGTCCTTGCCCATCTCCTGGAGAATTCCCTCCTGCATGGCAGAGGCCGGGTCAAGAACATCGTTGTCACGTACCACGAGACTCCTGACGGGCTTGATCTCACTCTCAGCGATGATGGTGACGGGATTCCTGCCGATAAGAAACAGCAGATATTCGAGTATGATGCCGGGGGGCATGCGGGAATCGGGCTCTTCATCTGCCGGCAGATTGTTGAAGTCACCGGTATGACCATCCGGGAGACCGGGATCGAAGGGATGGGTGCACGATTCACGATCCATATCCCGCCCGGCGGGTACCGCATCGAGGGAACGGGCGAGGATGCACCCCCGCTTGCCCCGTTATCCGGACCGGCTCTGCATCCTGTAAAACTCCGCACCGGCGCAGTTGTGAGAGAGCTGACATCCCTTGAATTTTCCCTTGCCGAAACACTCTGGATCGATTATCACAATACGAAGGGGGACAGAAAAACCGACCGCATCTTTGCGGCCTTCAACGAGGGCCAGGTGGTCTCGGTTGCACGGTGCAAACGGCACCCGGATGGTTTCGAGGTGGATGGCGTCTTCACCCCGGCCAGCCAGCGTGGGCACGGGTACGCAAATGCCGTAGTATGGGCGCTTATCGAAGCCTGCGGCCAGGATACCCTCTACATGCATTCGGTTCTCGGCCTTGACGGTTTCTATGGCACGTTCGGGTTCGTCCCGATCGAAGAGAAGGAACTCCCGCAGACCATCCGGGACCGGTTTGCCTGGGCCGGGGGAGAGATGGAAGGGGCGAATGTCCGCCCGATGAAACGGGAGCCGACACCGGTGTGA
- a CDS encoding 4Fe-4S dicluster domain-containing protein yields the protein MTFFQMTKTVIKSLFSRPSTLMYPAKPAKKTANTRGHVKIDPAKCITCRACQRKCPTQAICVEVKEKTWQIDQMRCVVCAVCVDACPTKCLTMDNQYRPAMTARGGIEKVTVAGPKKKEPATAPADGAKPAKE from the coding sequence ATGACGTTCTTCCAGATGACAAAAACGGTCATAAAGAGCCTCTTCTCCCGCCCGTCAACCCTGATGTACCCGGCAAAGCCGGCAAAGAAGACCGCCAACACCCGGGGCCACGTGAAGATCGACCCCGCAAAGTGCATCACCTGCCGGGCCTGCCAGCGCAAGTGCCCGACCCAGGCGATCTGTGTCGAAGTCAAGGAGAAGACCTGGCAGATCGACCAGATGCGCTGCGTGGTCTGTGCCGTCTGCGTTGATGCGTGCCCGACCAAGTGTCTGACCATGGACAACCAGTACCGCCCGGCCATGACCGCCCGGGGCGGGATCGAGAAAGTCACCGTTGCGGGACCCAAGAAGAAGGAACCCGCAACAGCACCGGCAGACGGGGCAAAGCCGGCAAAAGAATAA
- a CDS encoding nickel-dependent hydrogenase large subunit, whose translation MSKQITVPFGPQHPVLPEPLHLDLVLEDETVVDVIPTIGYVHRGLEKLVEKREYTEYVFIAERICGICSFIHSQTYVQGIEQIMGLEVPERAEYLRTIWGEYSRLHSHLLWLGLFADGMGFESVFMNAWRLREHILDDLEATTGGRVIQGVCKVGGVRKDITPEKLDEMLKGLKSMEHELHDLTNVFLHDSSLKHRLKGIGVLKKEDAYALGAVGPTARGSGLAIDIRETGYGAFNRINFKPVVEHDGDCYARCAVRAKEMFTSIDIIEQCIKKIPDGPVEMKVTGAPDGEYFSRTEQPRGEVIHYIKGNGKKNLVRHRVRTPTFTNIPPLVTLLKGVELADVPVVVLTIDPCIGCAER comes from the coding sequence ATGTCAAAACAAATAACCGTGCCGTTCGGGCCGCAGCACCCGGTGCTCCCGGAACCCCTCCACCTTGACCTGGTACTGGAGGACGAGACTGTGGTCGATGTCATCCCGACCATCGGCTATGTCCACCGGGGATTGGAGAAACTGGTGGAGAAGCGGGAGTACACCGAGTACGTCTTCATTGCGGAGCGGATCTGCGGGATCTGCAGTTTCATCCACAGCCAGACCTATGTTCAGGGTATCGAGCAGATCATGGGCCTCGAGGTCCCCGAGCGGGCGGAGTACCTCAGGACGATCTGGGGCGAATACTCGCGTCTGCACTCTCACCTCCTCTGGCTCGGGCTCTTTGCCGATGGGATGGGCTTTGAGAGCGTGTTCATGAATGCCTGGCGCCTCCGGGAGCACATCCTCGACGATCTCGAAGCAACAACGGGCGGCCGGGTCATCCAGGGCGTCTGCAAGGTCGGCGGGGTCCGGAAAGATATCACCCCGGAGAAACTCGACGAGATGCTCAAAGGTCTCAAGTCCATGGAGCACGAGCTTCACGACCTGACCAATGTCTTCCTGCATGACAGTTCACTGAAGCACCGGCTGAAAGGTATCGGGGTCCTCAAGAAAGAGGACGCCTATGCTCTCGGCGCTGTTGGGCCGACAGCCCGTGGCAGCGGTCTTGCCATCGATATCCGTGAGACCGGCTACGGTGCGTTCAACCGGATCAACTTCAAACCCGTAGTGGAGCATGACGGCGACTGCTATGCCCGGTGTGCGGTGCGGGCAAAGGAGATGTTCACCTCGATCGACATCATCGAGCAGTGCATAAAGAAGATCCCCGACGGCCCGGTTGAGATGAAAGTTACCGGAGCGCCGGACGGGGAGTATTTCTCGCGGACGGAACAACCCCGTGGCGAAGTCATCCACTACATCAAGGGCAATGGCAAGAAGAACCTGGTGCGGCACCGGGTCCGGACGCCGACCTTCACGAACATCCCCCCGCTTGTAACGCTCTTAAAAGGTGTCGAGCTCGCGGATGTCCCGGTCGTTGTGCTGACCATCGATCCCTGCATCGGCTGTGCGGAGCGGTGA
- a CDS encoding NADH-quinone oxidoreductase subunit C has product MAAQTITPIGVGDVVAKADQAKKDGYRLVQVGCTKIGDDFEIIYVYDKDYALLNYRITVKQDTVIPSISGVYFGAFVYENEIHDLYGIHVSGMNIDFKGTFYRTAIKHPFSVTITKEDDSCQNK; this is encoded by the coding sequence ATGGCGGCACAGACAATCACCCCGATAGGTGTCGGGGACGTTGTGGCAAAGGCAGACCAGGCAAAGAAGGACGGGTACCGGCTCGTCCAGGTCGGATGCACCAAGATCGGGGACGATTTCGAGATCATCTATGTGTACGACAAGGACTATGCCCTGCTGAATTACCGTATTACCGTGAAACAGGATACCGTCATCCCGAGCATCAGCGGGGTGTACTTCGGGGCCTTTGTGTACGAGAACGAGATCCATGACCTGTACGGCATCCATGTCAGCGGTATGAACATCGATTTCAAGGGCACGTTCTACCGGACGGCGATCAAGCATCCGTTTTCCGTGACCATAACCAAGGAGGATGACTCATGTCAAAACAAATAA
- the nuoB gene encoding NADH-quinone oxidoreductase subunit NuoB, whose amino-acid sequence MTYMAKSPWIIHYDASSCNGCDIEVLACLTPMYDVERFGIINTGNPKHADIFVVTGSINEKNIEVVRNIYDQMPRPNAVVAVGICACSGGVFRECYNVVGGIDKVIPVDVYVPGCACRPESIIDGIVTALGILEQKRSKMVLDEEKKEHHRHAGLHPEHISHTGGAQ is encoded by the coding sequence ATGACCTACATGGCAAAATCCCCGTGGATCATCCACTACGATGCATCGAGCTGCAATGGCTGCGACATCGAGGTGCTCGCCTGCCTGACACCCATGTACGATGTCGAACGGTTCGGCATCATCAACACGGGTAACCCGAAGCACGCCGATATCTTCGTGGTCACCGGCTCCATCAACGAGAAGAACATCGAGGTAGTCAGGAACATCTACGACCAGATGCCCCGGCCGAATGCGGTCGTGGCTGTCGGCATCTGCGCCTGCTCGGGCGGTGTCTTCCGGGAATGTTACAACGTGGTCGGGGGCATCGACAAGGTGATCCCGGTGGACGTGTACGTGCCCGGCTGTGCCTGCCGGCCCGAATCGATCATCGACGGGATCGTGACGGCTCTGGGCATCCTTGAGCAGAAACGCTCGAAGATGGTCCTGGACGAAGAGAAGAAGGAGCACCACCGGCACGCGGGACTGCATCCTGAACATATATCGCACACAGGAGGAGCACAATGA
- a CDS encoding complex I subunit 1 family protein, protein MINIVWAVVFVLVAPLIGGLIAGIDRKITAHMQGRVGPSILQPFWDVGKLFEKENAVVNETQIFYAICYVIFMAFTGALFFAGGNLLLVIFALTLAQIFLVLGAYAANSPYSYVGAERELLQIMAYEPMVILAAVGLFVATGSFNVSDIAGTTVPVILLIPGIFLGFLYVLTIKLRKSPFDISTSHHAHQEIVKGVTTEFSGPSLAWIEITHWYETVFLLGLVYLFFAFNPLLGIAAVIVVYLLEILIDNTNARVKWQLAVKSSWLIAAVVGVVNLAALYLLSGGVS, encoded by the coding sequence ATGATAAACATTGTCTGGGCAGTTGTCTTCGTCCTCGTTGCCCCGCTCATCGGGGGGCTTATTGCCGGTATCGACCGGAAGATAACAGCGCACATGCAGGGCCGGGTAGGTCCGTCCATACTCCAGCCGTTCTGGGACGTGGGCAAACTCTTCGAAAAAGAGAACGCTGTCGTGAACGAGACCCAGATCTTCTATGCCATCTGTTACGTCATCTTCATGGCCTTCACGGGAGCGCTCTTCTTTGCCGGGGGAAATCTCCTGCTTGTCATCTTCGCGCTTACGCTGGCACAGATCTTCCTCGTGCTGGGTGCCTATGCGGCCAACTCCCCTTACAGCTATGTCGGGGCAGAGCGGGAACTTCTCCAGATCATGGCCTATGAACCGATGGTGATCCTTGCGGCAGTCGGCCTGTTCGTGGCAACCGGGAGCTTCAACGTGAGCGATATTGCCGGAACAACCGTTCCGGTCATTCTCCTCATCCCGGGTATCTTCCTCGGCTTCCTCTACGTGCTCACTATCAAGCTGCGCAAATCGCCATTCGATATCTCCACCTCGCACCATGCCCACCAGGAGATCGTCAAGGGCGTGACCACCGAGTTCTCCGGGCCATCGCTTGCCTGGATCGAGATCACCCACTGGTACGAGACGGTCTTTTTGCTTGGCCTCGTGTACCTCTTCTTCGCGTTCAACCCGCTCCTCGGTATTGCGGCGGTCATCGTGGTCTATCTTCTCGAGATCCTGATCGATAACACGAACGCCCGCGTGAAGTGGCAGCTTGCGGTCAAGAGCTCGTGGCTGATAGCAGCGGTCGTGGGCGTGGTCAACCTGGCTGCCCTCTATCTCCTCTCCGGAGGCGTATCATGA
- a CDS encoding proton-conducting transporter membrane subunit, giving the protein MQLTQLLLFLILFPLIAAFFMLIAKKDMVRDWIVKLSALVIGVVSVVLLISTYDKGAMLVSIVPADQAGILMFVLEMLIAVFILYLGIKHKKWHVVLLILVQSAMMLYFELVYAHGVHVESNLFIDEFSNIMALIIGIIGSLICVYSLGYMKFFHEHHTDMPDKRPWFFATLFVFLSAMFGLVFSNNLLWVYFFWEVTTLCSFLLIGYTKTPEATNNAFSALWMNLLGGIAFTGALLWLAMAGGGVMGLTDLLSTGKAIALVPAALIGFAGLTKAAQLPFSSWLVGAMVAPTPVSALLHSSTMVKAGVYIIVRFAPIYQSSFTGYMLAFVGAFTFLIASGIAISQSNAKKVLAYSTIANLGLIVACAGIGTYEAIWAAILLIVFHAISKSLLFLSVGTVEHRIKSREIDDMNGLIVRMPKIAAMMVIGIAGMFLLPFGMLISKWAAIQAFIDAPFGFLFVIILAFGSAVTVFFWAKWMGKLLAVTSDGKNIEGEVDKSEWAALLSLAGLSVVTTLVFPLLSTKLLEPFLMANYGKAAMISQDNIIIMILMLFMILLLPLSILIPHRKHRHVAPYMCGRPTTQDMRFAGSLGVQKKTILSNYYLHPIFGEAKLRPLGIWLCSALIAVMLIAVAVKGVIL; this is encoded by the coding sequence GTGCAACTTACTCAGCTCTTACTGTTTCTTATCCTGTTCCCGCTCATTGCCGCGTTCTTTATGCTGATTGCAAAAAAGGACATGGTGCGCGACTGGATCGTCAAACTTTCCGCACTGGTGATAGGTGTGGTCAGCGTTGTTCTGCTCATCTCGACCTATGACAAAGGTGCCATGCTGGTATCGATCGTTCCTGCCGACCAGGCCGGAATCCTGATGTTCGTCCTCGAGATGCTCATTGCCGTATTCATCCTGTATCTCGGCATCAAGCACAAGAAGTGGCATGTCGTTCTGCTCATCCTTGTCCAGTCCGCGATGATGCTGTACTTCGAACTGGTCTATGCCCACGGAGTCCACGTGGAGTCGAACCTGTTCATCGATGAATTCTCGAATATCATGGCCCTGATCATCGGTATCATCGGGAGCCTCATCTGCGTGTACTCGCTCGGGTACATGAAGTTCTTCCACGAGCACCACACCGATATGCCGGACAAACGCCCGTGGTTCTTTGCCACCCTCTTTGTCTTCCTCTCGGCCATGTTCGGGCTGGTCTTCTCCAATAACCTTCTCTGGGTATACTTCTTCTGGGAAGTAACAACGCTCTGTTCGTTCCTTCTCATAGGGTACACAAAGACCCCGGAAGCAACGAACAACGCGTTCTCCGCCCTCTGGATGAATCTTCTTGGCGGCATTGCGTTCACCGGTGCCCTTCTCTGGCTTGCCATGGCCGGGGGCGGTGTCATGGGCCTGACCGATCTCCTGTCCACCGGAAAAGCTATCGCGCTCGTGCCCGCTGCACTTATCGGTTTTGCCGGCCTCACGAAAGCGGCACAGCTGCCATTCTCCTCGTGGCTTGTCGGGGCCATGGTTGCCCCCACACCTGTCTCGGCCCTGCTCCACTCGAGCACGATGGTCAAGGCAGGTGTCTATATTATTGTGCGGTTTGCTCCCATCTACCAGTCCAGCTTCACCGGGTACATGCTGGCATTTGTCGGGGCATTCACGTTCCTGATCGCGTCAGGCATTGCCATCTCGCAGAGCAATGCAAAGAAGGTGCTCGCCTATTCCACGATAGCTAACCTCGGGCTCATCGTTGCCTGCGCCGGGATCGGCACGTACGAGGCCATCTGGGCAGCGATCCTCCTCATTGTCTTCCACGCAATCTCCAAGTCGCTCCTCTTCCTCTCCGTTGGTACTGTCGAGCACCGGATCAAGAGCCGCGAGATCGACGACATGAACGGCCTCATCGTGCGCATGCCGAAGATTGCAGCCATGATGGTGATAGGCATAGCCGGCATGTTCCTTCTGCCGTTTGGGATGCTCATCTCCAAGTGGGCGGCGATCCAGGCCTTTATCGACGCCCCGTTCGGCTTCCTGTTCGTCATCATCCTTGCGTTCGGGAGCGCAGTCACCGTCTTCTTCTGGGCCAAGTGGATGGGCAAGCTCCTGGCGGTAACCTCGGACGGTAAAAATATCGAAGGCGAAGTGGACAAAAGCGAGTGGGCAGCCCTCCTCTCCCTGGCCGGCCTCTCGGTTGTCACCACCCTCGTCTTCCCGCTCCTCTCAACAAAACTTCTTGAGCCATTCCTCATGGCAAACTACGGCAAGGCTGCCATGATCTCGCAGGACAATATCATCATCATGATCCTGATGCTCTTCATGATCCTGCTGCTGCCGCTCTCGATCCTCATCCCGCACCGGAAACACCGGCATGTTGCACCCTACATGTGCGGCAGGCCGACCACGCAGGACATGCGCTTTGCCGGATCCCTCGGGGTCCAGAAGAAGACAATCCTCTCCAACTATTACCTCCACCCGATTTTCGGGGAGGCAAAGCTGAGACCGCTTGGCATCTGGCTCTGCTCGGCTCTTATCGCAGTCATGCTCATTGCCGTGGCCGTTAAGGGGGTGATCCTATGA